The following proteins come from a genomic window of Synergistaceae bacterium:
- a CDS encoding class I SAM-dependent methyltransferase, translated as MAALEDMSITWQKIITMCYVSWTMIRQNTQGGGGVLGLEVRSPEILKSLDDVVVILGTSMGFDEVSEQLKNLGIPEHRINKTFVQILMQARILFLQRFAERVYKENICGSVAEAGVYKGDFAKHINKNFPDRKCYLFDTFDGFTDYDISREQKESMTSADYMKNVNISEVLAKMPNQDNIILKVGRFPDTAQGINDSFAFVNLDMDLYEPTLQGLRFFYPLMSNGGIILIHDYFSDAYPNVEQAVKDFEFELGAKLHKMPIGDNISLAIIK; from the coding sequence TTGGCAGCACTGGAAGACATGTCTATAACATGGCAAAAAATTATTACGATGTGCTATGTTTCGTGGACAATGATACGACAAAATACGCAGGGGGGGGGGGGGGTACTAGGTTTAGAAGTCCGCTCACCTGAAATATTGAAATCACTTGATGATGTTGTTGTTATTCTAGGCACGTCAATGGGTTTTGATGAAGTTTCTGAACAGCTAAAAAATTTAGGAATTCCTGAACATAGAATTAATAAAACCTTTGTGCAAATTCTCATGCAAGCGCGTATATTATTCCTTCAGAGATTCGCCGAAAGAGTCTATAAAGAAAATATTTGCGGTTCAGTAGCAGAGGCCGGAGTTTATAAGGGAGATTTTGCAAAACACATCAATAAAAATTTTCCTGATAGAAAGTGTTATTTATTCGATACATTTGACGGCTTCACTGATTATGATATTTCACGAGAACAAAAAGAGTCAATGACTTCAGCTGACTATATGAAAAATGTAAATATTTCTGAAGTCCTCGCCAAAATGCCCAATCAAGATAATATAATTCTCAAAGTCGGAAGATTCCCAGATACTGCGCAGGGAATTAATGACTCGTTCGCATTTGTAAATCTTGATATGGATTTATACGAGCCTACTTTGCAGGGATTGAGATTCTTTTATCCGTTAATGTCTAATGGCGGAATTATTCTCATTCATGATTATTTCAGCGATGCATATCCAAATGTTGAGCAGGCAGTAAAAGATTTTGAGTTCGAACTCGGCGCAAAACTTCATAAAATGCCGATCGGTGATAATATTTCTCTTGCAATAATAAAATAA
- a CDS encoding RnfABCDGE type electron transport complex subunit B, which translates to MNISHVMIAPLALMGIMGGIFGVLLAVASIVFRVHQDERIGLIRAALPGANCGGCGYPGCDGYASGVVNEGAPVNKCSVGGAAVTEKIAAIMGVAAGESVPLRAFLRCKGTKECSPRQLVYEGINDCRSAVTIPGGSPNACPFGCVGLGTCVKVCQFGALSMGEDGLPKVNIKKCVGCGACVEACPKAMLCLEPVTADIIVACNSHWKGPAVKSVCSAGCIGCGVCAKICPAQAIEINNNLAVIDQSKCIKCGRCAAKCPAKCIKTGESIEVLQKSA; encoded by the coding sequence ATGAATATTTCACACGTAATGATTGCACCTCTTGCTTTAATGGGAATAATGGGCGGAATCTTTGGAGTCCTTCTTGCTGTAGCTTCTATAGTCTTCAGAGTACATCAGGACGAGAGAATCGGCTTAATTCGTGCGGCATTACCGGGGGCAAATTGCGGGGGCTGCGGTTATCCGGGCTGTGATGGGTACGCTTCAGGAGTCGTTAACGAGGGTGCGCCGGTAAATAAATGCTCGGTCGGCGGAGCTGCAGTAACAGAAAAAATTGCGGCCATCATGGGAGTTGCTGCGGGCGAGTCTGTACCGTTAAGAGCGTTTTTACGCTGCAAAGGCACAAAAGAGTGTTCACCGCGTCAATTAGTCTATGAAGGGATTAACGACTGCCGCTCGGCTGTAACAATTCCCGGGGGATCTCCGAATGCCTGCCCGTTTGGCTGTGTAGGGCTGGGAACTTGTGTTAAAGTCTGTCAGTTCGGCGCGCTCTCAATGGGTGAAGACGGTCTCCCTAAAGTCAATATTAAAAAATGTGTAGGCTGCGGAGCTTGTGTTGAGGCATGCCCTAAAGCTATGTTGTGTCTTGAGCCTGTTACAGCAGATATTATTGTAGCTTGTAATTCACACTGGAAGGGCCCGGCAGTAAAAAGTGTTTGCAGTGCTGGCTGTATAGGCTGCGGAGTATGTGCTAAGATTTGCCCTGCTCAAGCTATAGAGATAAATAATAATTTAGCCGTAATAGATCAATCCAAGTGCATTAAGTGCGGAAGATGTGCGGCGAAATGTCCGGCCAAGTGCATTAAGACCGGAGAAAGTATAGAAGTATTGCAGAAATCAGCATAA
- a CDS encoding RnfABCDGE type electron transport complex subunit A produces the protein MTELFLLFLSSIFVHNILLSRFLGCCPFMGVSSKLKTAQGMGAAVVFVIVLASLMTWLTYNYLLVPLHLEYLYTLSFILVIAALVQFVELALKKLNPTLYKSLGIFLPLITTNCAVLGVAVLNMNEGYGLAASLVNALGSSLGFLLAISLMAGIRERIEENEGMPAALKGLPMALITAGLMSIAFMGFTGIIK, from the coding sequence ATGACAGAACTATTTTTGTTATTCTTGAGCTCTATATTTGTGCATAATATATTATTGTCTCGCTTTCTCGGCTGCTGTCCGTTTATGGGTGTTAGCTCGAAATTGAAGACTGCTCAGGGAATGGGCGCGGCTGTTGTGTTCGTTATCGTGCTTGCGTCGTTAATGACATGGCTGACTTATAATTATTTGCTAGTTCCCCTACATCTTGAATATTTATATACACTTTCATTTATATTAGTAATTGCTGCCCTAGTTCAATTTGTTGAGCTTGCATTAAAGAAATTAAATCCGACTCTGTATAAATCACTGGGAATCTTTTTGCCTTTGATTACTACAAATTGCGCAGTTCTCGGTGTAGCAGTCTTAAACATGAATGAGGGCTACGGTTTGGCGGCATCACTTGTAAACGCGTTAGGTTCGTCACTGGGATTCTTGCTTGCGATTTCTTTAATGGCTGGAATTCGTGAACGCATAGAAGAGAATGAGGGAATGCCGGCAGCTCTTAAGGGACTCCCGATGGCGTTAATTACAGCTGGGTTAATGTCAATAGCTTTTATGGGATTCACCGGAATAATAAAATAA
- a CDS encoding electron transport complex subunit E: MSRSNFRIITNGILSDNPTFVQCIGLCPTLAVTTSVANGLGMGIAATFVLIASNAVISLLRKIVPDEVRIPIFIVVIAGFVTVIEFLMKGFAPELNKSLGIFIPLIVVNCIILARAEAFASKNGVFASILDGVGMGLGFTIALMFLGSIREILGAGTWFGNPVVSFEPAMLIVLAPGGFIVLGCCMAAFKAIQARAKGIGAAPAEASGCGCCAMAKFCGKSESEKLECEAK, encoded by the coding sequence TTGAGCCGGAGCAATTTTAGAATAATTACAAATGGGATTCTCTCAGATAATCCGACCTTTGTGCAGTGTATAGGGCTTTGTCCTACTTTGGCAGTTACTACGAGTGTAGCAAACGGGCTCGGAATGGGAATCGCAGCAACTTTTGTATTAATTGCGTCAAATGCTGTAATTTCTTTATTGCGCAAGATAGTGCCTGATGAAGTAAGAATTCCCATTTTTATAGTCGTCATAGCAGGATTTGTTACAGTTATAGAATTCTTAATGAAGGGATTTGCGCCAGAGTTAAATAAATCGCTGGGAATATTTATTCCGTTAATTGTCGTAAATTGTATAATTCTTGCACGAGCGGAGGCTTTTGCGTCAAAAAACGGGGTATTCGCTTCAATTCTTGACGGTGTAGGAATGGGACTCGGCTTTACGATTGCGTTAATGTTTCTTGGATCAATCCGTGAAATTTTAGGCGCGGGGACATGGTTCGGGAATCCTGTAGTGAGCTTTGAGCCTGCTATGTTAATAGTACTTGCACCGGGCGGCTTTATAGTTCTTGGCTGTTGTATGGCGGCATTTAAGGCTATTCAGGCACGGGCAAAGGGAATCGGGGCGGCACCTGCTGAGGCGAGCGGCTGCGGCTGCTGCGCAATGGCGAAATTCTGCGGGAAGTCTGAATCCGAGAAACTAGAATGTGAGGCGAAATAA
- a CDS encoding RnfABCDGE type electron transport complex subunit G, whose product MSEKINDSVSFGDVMKKAIHLGGTLLAVTAVTGLILGLVQNFTEQAIKQTELAARNAAFQNVMPDGKNFSDYEVKSNEFVESVFKAENESGLVGWCLSINSKGYGGIINYIVGVTKDGQVKAINILNHSETPGLGAKSTEPEFYGQFNNKSSFPLKVVKGSASNPDEIAAISGATITSNAVTTGVNAAVEYWNANLKGVE is encoded by the coding sequence ATGTCTGAAAAAATAAATGACTCTGTATCATTCGGCGATGTAATGAAGAAAGCTATACATTTAGGCGGGACTTTATTAGCGGTTACTGCTGTTACTGGGTTAATACTGGGACTCGTTCAGAATTTCACGGAGCAGGCCATAAAGCAGACGGAACTAGCAGCAAGAAACGCAGCATTTCAAAATGTTATGCCCGACGGTAAGAATTTTTCTGACTATGAAGTTAAATCAAATGAATTTGTCGAGTCAGTCTTCAAAGCAGAAAACGAGTCCGGGCTTGTCGGCTGGTGTCTATCAATAAATTCAAAGGGTTACGGCGGAATAATTAATTATATCGTCGGAGTCACTAAAGACGGCCAAGTTAAAGCAATAAATATTTTGAATCATTCAGAGACTCCGGGACTCGGTGCAAAGTCAACAGAGCCGGAATTTTACGGACAATTTAATAATAAATCATCATTCCCGTTAAAAGTCGTTAAAGGTTCAGCAAGTAATCCCGACGAGATCGCCGCAATTTCCGGAGCAACTATAACATCAAATGCAGTAACAACCGGAGTAAATGCCGCTGTCGAATACTGGAATGCTAATTTGAAGGGGGTAGAATAA
- a CDS encoding RnfABCDGE type electron transport complex subunit D — MAKLVVSSSPHVHSEFSTRKIMCMVISALIPAGITGIYFLGLRSLAVIAACIIACVLSEFIWDKFIMHRKSTINDLSAVVTGLLLAYNLPPTIPIWMAICGSVFAIIIVKEFYGGIGCNIVNPALAARAMMLISWPTAMTTWTVQGISGATPLAAMKAGSVANLPSCWNMLAGNMGGCIGETSSILLILGGIYLIWEEVISWRIPVVYIATTAILAGLFNHGGGFYPSYEIVTGGLLIGAFFMATDYTTSPMTAKGQYIYAFGCGLLTALIRTFGGYPEGVSYSILIMNIAVPLIDKYTAPVVLGAPKSNFFKRMGGK; from the coding sequence ATGGCAAAACTTGTAGTATCTTCTTCACCTCATGTGCATTCAGAGTTTAGTACACGCAAAATTATGTGCATGGTAATATCTGCGCTCATACCAGCGGGAATAACGGGAATATATTTTCTTGGCCTAAGATCTCTCGCAGTAATAGCAGCCTGCATAATTGCTTGTGTCTTAAGTGAATTCATATGGGATAAATTTATAATGCACCGTAAAAGCACTATAAATGATTTATCGGCCGTAGTAACAGGCTTATTGCTTGCTTATAATTTGCCGCCTACTATTCCGATTTGGATGGCGATTTGCGGGAGTGTCTTTGCGATCATAATCGTTAAAGAATTTTACGGCGGAATAGGTTGTAATATCGTAAATCCTGCACTAGCTGCACGAGCAATGATGTTAATTTCTTGGCCTACTGCTATGACTACGTGGACAGTGCAGGGAATTTCAGGGGCGACTCCTTTAGCTGCAATGAAGGCCGGGAGTGTAGCAAATCTTCCTTCATGCTGGAATATGCTGGCCGGCAACATGGGCGGCTGTATAGGTGAGACGAGTTCAATATTATTAATTCTCGGCGGAATTTATTTAATCTGGGAAGAAGTAATCTCATGGCGAATCCCCGTTGTATATATCGCGACTACTGCAATTTTAGCGGGATTATTCAATCACGGCGGCGGCTTTTACCCTTCATATGAAATCGTAACAGGCGGTTTATTAATCGGAGCGTTTTTCATGGCAACTGATTATACAACTTCACCGATGACGGCAAAGGGACAATATATTTACGCTTTCGGGTGCGGTTTGCTGACTGCCTTAATAAGAACGTTCGGCGGTTATCCTGAAGGAGTTTCTTACTCAATTTTGATAATGAATATAGCTGTGCCCTTAATCGACAAATATACAGCTCCTGTAGTACTGGGTGCGCCTAAAAGCAATTTCTTCAAGAGAATGGGAGGCAAATAA
- the rsxC gene encoding electron transport complex subunit RsxC, whose protein sequence is MNLPSFLGGVHPPEGKAYTENKAIEILRPEDSRDFVYPLSQHIGAPCAPIVAKGDEVKAGQKIADSDAFVSAPIFSAVSGVVKEIAPHMTVSGSIENCIVITSDGKYTPAPSLLDELGHKPAPSEYVKLIRSAGIVGLGGACFPTHVKLSPPPGKVIKWVIVNAAECEPYLSCDNRLMIESPDEIIRGLGYALEIFPEAQGIIAIENNKPEAIKIMSEHNNNPRIKVMPHKVKYPQGAEKMLIYSVTGQEIPVVPALPADVGCIILNTRTTWQICKAIEEGKPLTERVISVTGDAISEPKNLQVPLGLCIRELTNYCGGFKAEPVKILAGGPMMGLAMRSIDVPVVKGTSGILALTKKLAYLAEESACIRCAKCVEACPMHLEPTFLDHAVRRRDYETFEAHNGMNCIECGCCAYACPASRHLTQSCKDGKAAVTAMRRKAAAAAKAKQEKQEAK, encoded by the coding sequence ATGAACCTGCCAAGTTTTTTAGGGGGAGTCCATCCGCCTGAAGGTAAGGCATATACGGAGAATAAGGCAATAGAAATTTTACGGCCTGAAGACTCGCGTGATTTTGTTTATCCTTTATCTCAGCATATCGGCGCGCCCTGTGCTCCAATCGTGGCTAAGGGTGATGAGGTCAAAGCGGGACAAAAAATTGCTGACTCTGATGCATTTGTATCAGCTCCGATTTTCTCGGCTGTTTCCGGAGTCGTAAAAGAAATCGCACCGCACATGACAGTATCAGGAAGTATTGAAAATTGTATAGTAATCACAAGCGACGGGAAGTATACTCCTGCGCCGTCTTTACTTGACGAGTTAGGACACAAGCCGGCTCCCAGTGAATACGTGAAATTGATTCGTTCGGCCGGAATTGTCGGACTCGGTGGAGCTTGCTTCCCGACTCACGTAAAATTATCGCCTCCGCCCGGAAAAGTTATTAAATGGGTCATAGTGAATGCTGCCGAGTGTGAGCCATATTTAAGCTGTGATAACCGCCTAATGATTGAGTCGCCCGATGAGATTATACGCGGACTCGGTTATGCCCTTGAGATATTCCCGGAAGCTCAGGGAATCATAGCAATCGAGAATAACAAGCCCGAAGCTATTAAAATCATGAGTGAACACAATAATAACCCGCGTATTAAAGTCATGCCTCACAAAGTTAAATATCCTCAGGGCGCGGAAAAAATGTTAATTTATTCTGTAACTGGTCAAGAAATTCCCGTAGTTCCTGCCTTGCCTGCTGATGTAGGCTGCATAATTCTTAACACTCGGACAACTTGGCAGATATGCAAGGCAATCGAAGAAGGGAAGCCGCTGACCGAGCGCGTAATTTCTGTAACAGGAGACGCAATAAGCGAGCCTAAAAATTTGCAGGTACCTTTAGGACTCTGTATTCGTGAACTTACTAATTACTGCGGAGGATTCAAGGCTGAACCCGTTAAGATTCTTGCTGGCGGGCCTATGATGGGACTTGCAATGCGTTCTATAGATGTCCCCGTTGTTAAAGGCACGTCGGGAATTCTCGCACTCACTAAGAAATTAGCGTATCTTGCTGAAGAGTCAGCCTGTATCAGGTGCGCAAAATGTGTTGAGGCCTGCCCTATGCACTTAGAGCCCACGTTTTTAGATCACGCAGTCAGACGCAGAGATTATGAAACTTTTGAGGCTCATAACGGCATGAACTGTATAGAGTGCGGGTGTTGTGCATATGCATGTCCGGCGTCAAGACATTTGACTCAAAGCTGTAAAGACGGTAAAGCAGCAGTTACCGCAATGAGACGTAAAGCAGCCGCCGCAGCCAAAGCAAAACAGGAAAAACAGGAGGCGAAATAA
- a CDS encoding LacI family DNA-binding transcriptional regulator: MVTIRDVARLAGVSVATVSIVMNNKSKERSIPESTQERIKDAMRELGYQPNLSARRLRSKYKQSPVIALFWPLDFRVNLLASLINSLSHEIKSSGFDCELVIQSYESGNLEAFDDDLTKRGYNGVIIGACTEDDIKHLETMSLLMPVVLINRESEKFSTVSIDNDSLGKMAAREFVRKGIHSAGVFASNNGYLSSNLRVAAFLKQCKYYGVNVEYENIIRNESTLDGGYYIAADYCELKNKPKAVFCDSDSIAVGALKAFHDLNVNVPKNLEILTIDLNSSGISAYSLPSLSVIELPNDEIARNIIKILSKKISAGSFTPEHALIQPRLILRESFA; encoded by the coding sequence ATGGTAACAATTAGAGATGTAGCACGGCTTGCAGGGGTGTCTGTTGCTACTGTTTCTATAGTAATGAACAATAAATCCAAGGAGCGTTCTATACCTGAATCGACTCAGGAAAGAATCAAAGATGCAATGCGTGAACTCGGTTATCAGCCAAATTTAAGCGCGCGCCGTCTTCGTTCAAAATATAAGCAGTCCCCTGTAATTGCTTTATTCTGGCCGCTTGATTTTCGAGTCAATTTGCTTGCGAGTTTAATTAATTCTTTATCACATGAGATAAAATCTTCAGGCTTTGATTGCGAACTCGTAATACAGTCTTATGAGTCCGGGAATCTTGAAGCATTTGACGACGATTTGACAAAACGGGGCTATAACGGCGTAATAATAGGCGCGTGCACTGAAGACGATATAAAGCATTTAGAGACAATGAGTCTATTAATGCCGGTCGTGTTAATTAATCGCGAATCTGAAAAATTTTCGACTGTATCAATCGATAATGACTCGCTCGGAAAAATGGCAGCTCGTGAATTTGTCAGAAAGGGAATTCACTCAGCCGGAGTCTTTGCGTCAAATAACGGCTATTTATCGTCAAATTTGAGGGTAGCGGCTTTCTTGAAACAATGCAAATATTACGGTGTCAATGTCGAATACGAGAATATTATCAGGAATGAAAGCACACTAGACGGCGGATATTACATTGCGGCGGATTACTGCGAACTCAAGAATAAACCGAAAGCAGTATTTTGTGATTCTGACTCTATTGCTGTAGGAGCTTTGAAGGCCTTTCACGATTTGAATGTAAATGTGCCTAAAAATTTAGAGATTCTCACAATAGATTTAAACTCGTCGGGAATAAGCGCGTATTCTTTGCCGTCATTAAGTGTTATAGAGCTGCCAAATGACGAAATAGCACGCAATATAATTAAAATCTTGAGTAAAAAAATTTCTGCGGGGTCATTTACTCCGGAACATGCACTAATTCAGCCGAGATTGATTCTCCGTGAAAGTTTTGCATAA